One genomic segment of Styela clava chromosome 3, kaStyClav1.hap1.2, whole genome shotgun sequence includes these proteins:
- the LOC120343430 gene encoding uncharacterized protein LOC120343430 isoform X2, whose translation MGDVGIGIDFGTSFSCVAVCRDGKVEVIANEHDKRLTPSYVAFTEEERLYGDAARHQNPLNLKNTFYQTKMLLGRKYEEIPKGAFIGYDIEASDSKLKLPFIYKGKNKPLSPEQVSAMVIGKMKKDAEIYLDTEVKRAVISVPTSFNHAQRKATIDAGKIAGFETVELINGTTAAAIAYGLDREKDQERNVLILDFGGGKFDVSIVKIHKRNFQVMGAYGDSCFGGEDFDNNLVRHFTGDESNFNDKKAICRLQEACEKAKRTLSGASRARIRVDCLFGGKPFSSEITRSDFEDINKEFFDRAMEIVKKVFRCANVKRSEITELVPVGGSTRIPKFRHLIQEYFNGMELSRTINPDEAVACGAAFHCASKRINGYTMVDVAPRPIVIKSDRNTQEYTLVKPQTNLPSFIELTAQPGSQWQVFENEPLVGSTKDSIFTVQADSMTVTEFCWKIDVNGLVKIETSVKGDKIKPIIISGNKRNVTEDKIQQMMKQHKMFQEDDDMIAQASDARNVLEKYAYSVKQSVMNPKYKDELEDHVKDEITAECNKILEWLDDNQSATAEQSKTKRTALEKICGPLLKIKAMNLEQQKIKAEERKLREKAKNDLQSFIHNAESNAKLQRFEKFIKEKSAILQNCCILGNWMKDNQDATKTDIYENLEKFRNYIASIFEKMEQYSSAETHKEPQLISESKQKLEECLDNVKTALSNTEYAEFLTDHERKKINEYYADAYALIENPSNPTPEDLNERITSLELNCYPIFRGIDNKVAIKSLVTLLKELEADLKYERSNDAELVEMQNACGRVREWINNSKALDTEELVKKRKNLKKRRGTLFGRLNQEKQVLKKRLQDYLDEMDENIRNERSDDPDLQKLQKTFTSVQERIKTCHAFGELLQMQDTLTEYRKLVFDRLSGEKEEASKNLTSSTHILKNLLEQASELIENEIDDYKQQYEEIMKWMESNPNVKKSEYELKKESIDNISQKLLQRLEQVQTKEMKREEVELQQDLVSLEHFSKKVFNVTAELAKTNKINSNKEKSIMKTSKEILKLVRNGEIKTRSDCKKFHDNLHEIYKSLHEIEKQKNKEDEKDLVIFVEYVKTLATSDQDSDDSNAFVLNKCDEISKWISNNKEAIKNDYDSKKEELRSVAQPIFDQLDQQKELLKAEQRKARRSLINYVTEAKNYLLSPANRQRLSLVTQNGLINSCNTVLSWTSTNKAPDPSDCEKKKQDFNHICMNSVNNMKQEDKTFAEELNNLARRVDKDISNLKNKDENYLKLQNDVDKITEWISANKTAVKSEYESKIQQLDKIQQYVTDKLSEQQKIENRMRKEEKEQQQSARQAFKNDVLEVHNYLDSITEERLSSRVKTVHLDQCKEHLTWMRDHQTSQSAELERRQNCFKKNIVPIIDNLKQEDMNALHKLHELLKDVKSAIDRTGNDELKDKEKLQCECTDITDWIFKNPKVHMTDYENKQNELDKIKKDYQQQLEQKNQELQSDFMSYLKQIKRYLEKIPYVELIHKDEKQTLLSQHSIGHLWIEEHKNVKNCVIIKKKQLLSDACQPIFDRLLQAEFNRTKKSFEDEVHSVEKKIHFEYSSLKENDRRFIKEKCKHARQMRDKYEGSNTEALKKLHRDFTSAVMPILTRLELEGKTAITQTPGRSNFIPEPALAVEGKSVFDSQGPCKQNYKTQAQSQKALVIDDRFLYVSDSQLQEVYYTQHETTRPKSARPSSSNSRSNRNKETGKAINDLISYAEGIKKELNEDARREKFLIPSERQEIYGACSNAINNIKALKEPTLGEIERRRKQLEMKYQTCGLSNCRRTQSDWV comes from the exons ATGGGAGATGTTGGAATCGGAATTGATTTCGGAACCTCGTTTTCTTGTGTTGCAGTTTGTAGAGATGGAAAG GTCGAAGTGATTGCGAACGAGCATGACAAGCGATTGACACCTTCGTACGTTGCATTTACTGAGGAAGAAAGATTGTATGGCGACGCTGCAAGACATCAAAACCCATTGAATCTAAAGAATACATTCTATC aaacTAAAATGTTACTTGGGCGAAAGTATGAAGAGATTCCAAAAGGCGCATTTATTGGATATGATATAGAAGCTTCAGACTCTAAGTTGAAATTACCA TTTATCTACAAAGGGAAAAATAAACCTTTAAGTCCGGAGCAAGTAAGTGCCATGGTTATTgggaaaatgaaaaaagatgCTGAAATTTACTTGGACACTGAAGTGAAGAGAGCAGTAATATCGGTCCCTACTAGTTTCAACCACGCTCAGCGGAAGGCCACGATAGATGCAGGAAAAATTGCTGGTTTTGAAACTGTTGAGTTAATCAATGGTACTACAGCAGCTGCCATCGCATATGGACTAGATAGAGAA AAAGACCAGGAACGAAATGTCCTCATCTTAGATTTTGGCGGTGGAAAATTTGATGTCTCCATCGTGAAAatacataaaagaaattttcaaGTTATGGGAGCTTACGGTGATTCTTGCTTTGGAG GTGAAGACTTTGACAACAATCTTGTTCGACACTTCACAGGAGATGAAAGTAATTTCAACGACAAAAAAGCTATTTGTCGATTACAAGAAGCGTGCGAGAAGGCAAAAAGAACACTATCTGGTGCTTCGCGTGCACG AATACGTGTGGACTGTCTTTTCGGTGGGAAACCTTTTAGTTCTGAGATTACCCGTTCTGATTTTGAGGATATTAACAAAGAATTTTTTGATAGAGCTATGGAGATAgttaaaaaagtttttagaTGCGCAAATGTGAAGAGATCGGAG atcACCGAGTTGGTTCCAGTCGGGGGATCAACTCGCATCCCCAAATTTCGTCACCTTATTCAAGAATATTTCAATGGAATGGAATTAAGTAGAACAATTAATCCAGATGAGGCGGTGGCTTGTGGCGCAGCATTTCATTGTGCGAGCAAGAGG ATAAATGGTTATACGATGGTAGATGTTGCTCCTCGACCAATTGTGATTAAGAGTGACAGAAATACACAGGAATATACTCTTGTAAAACCTCAAACCAATTTACCCTCATTTATAGAACTGACCGCTCAACCGGGAAGCCAGTGGCAG gtTTTTGAGAATGAACCTTTAGTCGGCAGCACGAAAGACTCGATATTTACTGTTCAAGCCGATTCCATGACTGTAACTGAATTTTGTTGGAAAATAGACGTGAATGGTCTTGTCAAAATTGAGACTTCCGTAAAAGGAGATAAAATTAAACCGATTATCATCAGCGGTAATAAACGAAATGTTACAGAAGATAAAATTCAACAAATG ATGAAGCAACATAAAATGTTTCAGGAGGATGATGATATGATAGCACAAGCAAGTGACGCGCGCAATGTACTAGAAAAATATGCATACAGCGTCAAACAGTCAGTCATGAATCCTAAGTATAAAGACGAGCTCGAAGATCACGTGAAAGATGAAATAACtgcagaatgtaacaaaattTTAGAATGGCTGGATGATAATCAG AGTGCAACTGCAGAACAATCTAAAACTAAACGAACTGCATTGGAGAAAATTTGTGGGCCGCTTTTGAAGATAAAG GCCATGAACTTAGAACAGCAAAAAATCAAAGCGGAGGAACGTAAACTACGAGAGAAAGCAAAGAATGATTTGCAAAGTTTTATTCATAATGCTGAAAGCAATGCCAAACTTCAGCGCTTTGAGAAATTTATCAAAGAGAAGTCAGCTATTCTTCAAAATTGCTGTATATTGGGTAATTGGATGAAAGACAATCAG GATGCAACCAAAACTGATATATATGAAAACTTGGAGAAATTTCGAAATTACATTGcgtcaatatttgaaaagatgGAACAGTATTCTTCG GCAGAAACTCATAAAGAACCCCAATTGATTtctgaatcaaaacaaaaacttgAAGAGTGCCTTGACAACGTAAAAACGGCTTTATCCAATACAGAATACGCCGAATTTCTAACAGACCATGAAAgaaagaaaataaatgaatactATGCTGATGCATATGCACTGATCGAAAACCCATCG AATCCAACTCCCGAAGATTTAAACGAAAGAATAACGTCACTTGAACTTAACTGCTATCCTATTTTTCGTGGAATAGATAATAAG GTTGCAATAAAAAGCCTTGTTACCTTGCTCAAGGAATTGGAAGCAGACTTGAAATATGAAAGATCAAATGATGCGGAATTGGTTGAAATGCAGAATGCCTGTGGCCGCGTCCGTGAATGGATAAACAATAGCAAA GCTCTTGACACAGAAGAACTTGTGAAGAAAaggaaaaacttgaaaaaacgTCGTGGAACTCTATTCGGTCGTCTAAATCAGGAAAAACAG GTTCTAAAGAAACGACTACAAGATTATCTTGATGAAATGGATGagaacatcagaaatgaaagGTCAGACGACCCAGATCTCCAGAAATTACAAAAGACTTTCACCAGTGTGCAGGAAAGAATTAAAACATGTCAT GCTTTCGGTGAATTACTCCAGATGCAGGATACATTAACAGAATATCGAAAACTGGTTTTTGATCGATTGAGCGGAGAAAAAGAG GAGGCGTCCAAAAATCTAACTTCCAGCACTCACATATTGAAGAATTTACTTGAACAAGCATCCGAgcttattgaaaatgaaatagaTGACTACAAGCAACAGTATGAAGAAATCATGAAATGGATGGAATCAAATCCG aatgtCAAAAAATCAGAGtatgaattgaaaaaagaaagcattgataatatttcacaaaaacttCTACAAAGATTGGAACAG GTACAAACAAAAGAGATGAAACGCGAAGAAGTGGAATTGCAGCAGGATTTAGTATCACTTGAACATTTTAGCAAGAAAGTTTTTAATGTCACAGCTGAATTGgccaaaacaaataaaataaattcgaacaaagaaaaATCTATTATGAAAACCTCtaaagaaatattaaaactagTAAGGAATGGTGAG ATAAAAACCAGGAGTGATTGCAAAAAGTTTCATGATAATCTTCACGAAATTTATAAATCTTTACATGAAATAGAGAAGCAAAAAAATAAG GAGGATGAAAAGGACCTAGTGATCTTTGTTGAATATGTCAAAACTTTAGCTACTAGTGATCAAGATAGTGATGACTCTAACGCTTTTGTTCTCAACAAGTGTGACGAAATTTCCAAATGGATCTCAAATAATAAG GAAGCGATTAAGAATGATTACGATTCAAAAAAGGAAGAATTAAGAAGTGTTGCTCAACCTATATTTGATCAGTTGGATCAACAAAAAGAGTTATTGAAG GCAGAGCAAAGGAAAGCCAGGAGGAGTTTGATAAACTACGTAACAGAAGCTAAAAACTACCTTCTCAGCCCCGCAAACAGACAGAGATTGTCCCTTGTAACGCAAAATGGTCTTATAAACAGCTGCAACACAGTCTTATCGTGGACTTCTACGAACAAG GCACCAGACCCTTCCGACTGTGAAAAAAAGAAACAAGACTTCAACCACATTTGTATGAACTCCGTGAATAATATGAAACAAGAGGACAAG acTTTTGCTGAGGAGCTAAACAATTTAGCACGAAGGGTTGATAAAGATATTagtaatttgaaaaacaaagatgaaaattaTCTCAAACTACAAAATGATGTTGATAAAATTACGGAATGGATTTCTGCAAATAAG ACGGCCGTTAAATCTGAGTATGAATCTAAAATTCAACAGTTGGATAAAATTCAACAGTATGTTACAGACAAACTAAGTGAACAACAGAAA ATAGAAAATAGGATGCGTAAAGAGGAAAAAGAACAACAGCAGTCAGCACGACAAGCTTTCAAAAACGACGTTTTGGAAGTCCACAATTACTTGGATAGCATTACGGAGGAACGATTATCGTCGCGGGTGAAAACTGTTCATCTTGATCAATGCAAAGAACATTTAACTTGGATGCGGGATCATCAG ACCTCTCAATCAGCCGAACTTGAACGAAGACAGaactgttttaaaaaaaatattgtgccAATTATTGACAATTTGAAGCAAGAAGATatg aaTGCCCTCCATAAGCTCCATGAATTACTCAAAGATGTTAAAAGTGCGATTGATAGGACGGGAAACGACGAACTCAAAGATAAAGAAAAGTTACAATGTGAATGTACTGACATTACCGACTGGATTTTCAAAAATCCG AAGGTTCATATGACTGACTACGAAAATAAACAGAACGAACtcgataaaattaaaaaagattaCCAGCAGCAATTGGAACAGAAAAATCAG GAGTTGCAATCAGATTTTATGagttatttgaaacaaataaagcGTTATTTGGAAAAGATACCATACGTAGAATTAATACATAAAGATGAaaaacaaacgcttttatccCAACACAGCATCGGACATCTTTGGATTGAAGAGCACAAA AACGTTAAAAATTGCGTAATCATCAAGAAAAAGCAACTTCTCAGTGACGCTTGTCAGCCAATATTTGATAGATTACTCCAg GCTGAGTTTAACAGaacaaaaaaatcttttgaagATGAAGTGCATTCGGTAGAaaagaaaatacattttgaatattcCTCATTGAAAGAAAATGATAGACGATTCATCAAAGAAAAATGCAAACATGCAAGGCAAATGCGTGATAAATATGAA GGTTCAAACACAGAAGCATTGAAAAAACTACACCGTGATTTCACATCTGCAGTCATGCCTATTTTAACAAGACTCGAATTGGAGGGCAAG aCTGCAATAACTCAGACACCAGGAAGAAGTAATTTTATACCAGAGCCGGCTTTAGCGGTGGAAGGAAAGTCGGTTTTCGACTCCCAAGGACCATGCAAACAAAACTATAAGACTCAAGCTCAG TCACAGAAAGCGTTAGTCATCGACGACAGGTTTTTGTATGTCAGCGATTCTCAATTACAGGAAGTGTATTATACACAACACGAAACAACAAGACCAAAGTCGGCCCGGCCTTCATCCTCGAATTCTAGATCAAATAGAAATAAGGAA aCTGGCAAAGCAATAAATGATCTGATATCTTATGCAGAAGGTATTAAAAAAGAACTAAACGAAGATGCACGTAGAGAGAAGTTTCTAATACCTTCAGAGAGACAAGAGATCTACGGAGCATGCTCCAATGCCATTAACAATATTAAAGCACTTAAG GAGCCAACGTTGGGTGAGATAGAAAGAAGAAGAAAACAGTTGGAAATGAAATATCAAACCTGTGGATTAAGCAACTGCAGACGAACTCAGTCTGACTGGGTATAA
- the LOC120343430 gene encoding uncharacterized protein LOC120343430 isoform X4, with the protein MGDVGIGIDFGTSFSCVAVCRDGKVEVIANEHDKRLTPSYVAFTEEERLYGDAARHQNPLNLKNTFYQTKMLLGRKYEEIPKGAFIGYDIEASDSKLKLPFIYKGKNKPLSPEQVSAMVIGKMKKDAEIYLDTEVKRAVISVPTSFNHAQRKATIDAGKIAGFETVELINGTTAAAIAYGLDREKDQERNVLILDFGGGKFDVSIVKIHKRNFQVMGAYGDSCFGGEDFDNNLVRHFTGDESNFNDKKAICRLQEACEKAKRTLSGASRARIRVDCLFGGKPFSSEITRSDFEDINKEFFDRAMEIVKKVFRCANVKRSEITELVPVGGSTRIPKFRHLIQEYFNGMELSRTINPDEAVACGAAFHCASKRINGYTMVDVAPRPIVIKSDRNTQEYTLVKPQTNLPSFIELTAQPGSQWQVFENEPLVGSTKDSIFTVQADSMTVTEFCWKIDVNGLVKIETSVKGDKIKPIIISGNKRNVTEDKIQQMMKQHKMFQEDDDMIAQASDARNVLEKYAYSVKQSVMNPKYKDELEDHVKDEITAECNKILEWLDDNQSATAEQSKTKRTALEKICGPLLKIKAMNLEQQKIKAEERKLREKAKNDLQSFIHNAESNAKLQRFEKFIKEKSAILQNCCILGNWMKDNQAETHKEPQLISESKQKLEECLDNVKTALSNTEYAEFLTDHERKKINEYYADAYALIENPSNPTPEDLNERITSLELNCYPIFRGIDNKVAIKSLVTLLKELEADLKYERSNDAELVEMQNACGRVREWINNSKALDTEELVKKRKNLKKRRGTLFGRLNQEKQVLKKRLQDYLDEMDENIRNERSDDPDLQKLQKTFTSVQERIKTCHAFGELLQMQDTLTEYRKLVFDRLSGEKEEASKNLTSSTHILKNLLEQASELIENEIDDYKQQYEEIMKWMESNPNVKKSEYELKKESIDNISQKLLQRLEQFQVQTKEMKREEVELQQDLVSLEHFSKKVFNVTAELAKTNKINSNKEKSIMKTSKEILKLVRNGEIKTRSDCKKFHDNLHEIYKSLHEIEKQKNKEDEKDLVIFVEYVKTLATSDQDSDDSNAFVLNKCDEISKWISNNKEAIKNDYDSKKEELRSVAQPIFDQLDQQKELLKAEQRKARRSLINYVTEAKNYLLSPANRQRLSLVTQNGLINSCNTVLSWTSTNKAPDPSDCEKKKQDFNHICMNSVNNMKQEDKTFAEELNNLARRVDKDISNLKNKDENYLKLQNDVDKITEWISANKTAVKSEYESKIQQLDKIQQYVTDKLSEQQKIENRMRKEEKEQQQSARQAFKNDVLEVHNYLDSITEERLSSRVKTVHLDQCKEHLTWMRDHQTSQSAELERRQNCFKKNIVPIIDNLKQEDMNALHKLHELLKDVKSAIDRTGNDELKDKEKLQCECTDITDWIFKNPKVHMTDYENKQNELDKIKKDYQQQLEQKNQELQSDFMSYLKQIKRYLEKIPYVELIHKDEKQTLLSQHSIGHLWIEEHKNVKNCVIIKKKQLLSDACQPIFDRLLQAEFNRTKKSFEDEVHSVEKKIHFEYSSLKENDRRFIKEKCKHARQMRDKYEGSNTEALKKLHRDFTSAVMPILTRLELEGKTAITQTPGRSNFIPEPALAVEGKSVFDSQGPCKQNYKTQAQSQKALVIDDRFLYVSDSQLQEVYYTQHETTRPKSARPSSSNSRSNRNKETGKAINDLISYAEGIKKELNEDARREKFLIPSERQEIYGACSNAINNIKALKEPTLGEIERRRKQLEMKYQTCGLSNCRRTQSDWV; encoded by the exons ATGGGAGATGTTGGAATCGGAATTGATTTCGGAACCTCGTTTTCTTGTGTTGCAGTTTGTAGAGATGGAAAG GTCGAAGTGATTGCGAACGAGCATGACAAGCGATTGACACCTTCGTACGTTGCATTTACTGAGGAAGAAAGATTGTATGGCGACGCTGCAAGACATCAAAACCCATTGAATCTAAAGAATACATTCTATC aaacTAAAATGTTACTTGGGCGAAAGTATGAAGAGATTCCAAAAGGCGCATTTATTGGATATGATATAGAAGCTTCAGACTCTAAGTTGAAATTACCA TTTATCTACAAAGGGAAAAATAAACCTTTAAGTCCGGAGCAAGTAAGTGCCATGGTTATTgggaaaatgaaaaaagatgCTGAAATTTACTTGGACACTGAAGTGAAGAGAGCAGTAATATCGGTCCCTACTAGTTTCAACCACGCTCAGCGGAAGGCCACGATAGATGCAGGAAAAATTGCTGGTTTTGAAACTGTTGAGTTAATCAATGGTACTACAGCAGCTGCCATCGCATATGGACTAGATAGAGAA AAAGACCAGGAACGAAATGTCCTCATCTTAGATTTTGGCGGTGGAAAATTTGATGTCTCCATCGTGAAAatacataaaagaaattttcaaGTTATGGGAGCTTACGGTGATTCTTGCTTTGGAG GTGAAGACTTTGACAACAATCTTGTTCGACACTTCACAGGAGATGAAAGTAATTTCAACGACAAAAAAGCTATTTGTCGATTACAAGAAGCGTGCGAGAAGGCAAAAAGAACACTATCTGGTGCTTCGCGTGCACG AATACGTGTGGACTGTCTTTTCGGTGGGAAACCTTTTAGTTCTGAGATTACCCGTTCTGATTTTGAGGATATTAACAAAGAATTTTTTGATAGAGCTATGGAGATAgttaaaaaagtttttagaTGCGCAAATGTGAAGAGATCGGAG atcACCGAGTTGGTTCCAGTCGGGGGATCAACTCGCATCCCCAAATTTCGTCACCTTATTCAAGAATATTTCAATGGAATGGAATTAAGTAGAACAATTAATCCAGATGAGGCGGTGGCTTGTGGCGCAGCATTTCATTGTGCGAGCAAGAGG ATAAATGGTTATACGATGGTAGATGTTGCTCCTCGACCAATTGTGATTAAGAGTGACAGAAATACACAGGAATATACTCTTGTAAAACCTCAAACCAATTTACCCTCATTTATAGAACTGACCGCTCAACCGGGAAGCCAGTGGCAG gtTTTTGAGAATGAACCTTTAGTCGGCAGCACGAAAGACTCGATATTTACTGTTCAAGCCGATTCCATGACTGTAACTGAATTTTGTTGGAAAATAGACGTGAATGGTCTTGTCAAAATTGAGACTTCCGTAAAAGGAGATAAAATTAAACCGATTATCATCAGCGGTAATAAACGAAATGTTACAGAAGATAAAATTCAACAAATG ATGAAGCAACATAAAATGTTTCAGGAGGATGATGATATGATAGCACAAGCAAGTGACGCGCGCAATGTACTAGAAAAATATGCATACAGCGTCAAACAGTCAGTCATGAATCCTAAGTATAAAGACGAGCTCGAAGATCACGTGAAAGATGAAATAACtgcagaatgtaacaaaattTTAGAATGGCTGGATGATAATCAG AGTGCAACTGCAGAACAATCTAAAACTAAACGAACTGCATTGGAGAAAATTTGTGGGCCGCTTTTGAAGATAAAG GCCATGAACTTAGAACAGCAAAAAATCAAAGCGGAGGAACGTAAACTACGAGAGAAAGCAAAGAATGATTTGCAAAGTTTTATTCATAATGCTGAAAGCAATGCCAAACTTCAGCGCTTTGAGAAATTTATCAAAGAGAAGTCAGCTATTCTTCAAAATTGCTGTATATTGGGTAATTGGATGAAAGACAATCAG GCAGAAACTCATAAAGAACCCCAATTGATTtctgaatcaaaacaaaaacttgAAGAGTGCCTTGACAACGTAAAAACGGCTTTATCCAATACAGAATACGCCGAATTTCTAACAGACCATGAAAgaaagaaaataaatgaatactATGCTGATGCATATGCACTGATCGAAAACCCATCG AATCCAACTCCCGAAGATTTAAACGAAAGAATAACGTCACTTGAACTTAACTGCTATCCTATTTTTCGTGGAATAGATAATAAG GTTGCAATAAAAAGCCTTGTTACCTTGCTCAAGGAATTGGAAGCAGACTTGAAATATGAAAGATCAAATGATGCGGAATTGGTTGAAATGCAGAATGCCTGTGGCCGCGTCCGTGAATGGATAAACAATAGCAAA GCTCTTGACACAGAAGAACTTGTGAAGAAAaggaaaaacttgaaaaaacgTCGTGGAACTCTATTCGGTCGTCTAAATCAGGAAAAACAG GTTCTAAAGAAACGACTACAAGATTATCTTGATGAAATGGATGagaacatcagaaatgaaagGTCAGACGACCCAGATCTCCAGAAATTACAAAAGACTTTCACCAGTGTGCAGGAAAGAATTAAAACATGTCAT GCTTTCGGTGAATTACTCCAGATGCAGGATACATTAACAGAATATCGAAAACTGGTTTTTGATCGATTGAGCGGAGAAAAAGAG GAGGCGTCCAAAAATCTAACTTCCAGCACTCACATATTGAAGAATTTACTTGAACAAGCATCCGAgcttattgaaaatgaaatagaTGACTACAAGCAACAGTATGAAGAAATCATGAAATGGATGGAATCAAATCCG aatgtCAAAAAATCAGAGtatgaattgaaaaaagaaagcattgataatatttcacaaaaacttCTACAAAGATTGGAACAG TTTCAGGTACAAACAAAAGAGATGAAACGCGAAGAAGTGGAATTGCAGCAGGATTTAGTATCACTTGAACATTTTAGCAAGAAAGTTTTTAATGTCACAGCTGAATTGgccaaaacaaataaaataaattcgaacaaagaaaaATCTATTATGAAAACCTCtaaagaaatattaaaactagTAAGGAATGGTGAG ATAAAAACCAGGAGTGATTGCAAAAAGTTTCATGATAATCTTCACGAAATTTATAAATCTTTACATGAAATAGAGAAGCAAAAAAATAAG GAGGATGAAAAGGACCTAGTGATCTTTGTTGAATATGTCAAAACTTTAGCTACTAGTGATCAAGATAGTGATGACTCTAACGCTTTTGTTCTCAACAAGTGTGACGAAATTTCCAAATGGATCTCAAATAATAAG GAAGCGATTAAGAATGATTACGATTCAAAAAAGGAAGAATTAAGAAGTGTTGCTCAACCTATATTTGATCAGTTGGATCAACAAAAAGAGTTATTGAAG GCAGAGCAAAGGAAAGCCAGGAGGAGTTTGATAAACTACGTAACAGAAGCTAAAAACTACCTTCTCAGCCCCGCAAACAGACAGAGATTGTCCCTTGTAACGCAAAATGGTCTTATAAACAGCTGCAACACAGTCTTATCGTGGACTTCTACGAACAAG GCACCAGACCCTTCCGACTGTGAAAAAAAGAAACAAGACTTCAACCACATTTGTATGAACTCCGTGAATAATATGAAACAAGAGGACAAG acTTTTGCTGAGGAGCTAAACAATTTAGCACGAAGGGTTGATAAAGATATTagtaatttgaaaaacaaagatgaaaattaTCTCAAACTACAAAATGATGTTGATAAAATTACGGAATGGATTTCTGCAAATAAG ACGGCCGTTAAATCTGAGTATGAATCTAAAATTCAACAGTTGGATAAAATTCAACAGTATGTTACAGACAAACTAAGTGAACAACAGAAA ATAGAAAATAGGATGCGTAAAGAGGAAAAAGAACAACAGCAGTCAGCACGACAAGCTTTCAAAAACGACGTTTTGGAAGTCCACAATTACTTGGATAGCATTACGGAGGAACGATTATCGTCGCGGGTGAAAACTGTTCATCTTGATCAATGCAAAGAACATTTAACTTGGATGCGGGATCATCAG ACCTCTCAATCAGCCGAACTTGAACGAAGACAGaactgttttaaaaaaaatattgtgccAATTATTGACAATTTGAAGCAAGAAGATatg aaTGCCCTCCATAAGCTCCATGAATTACTCAAAGATGTTAAAAGTGCGATTGATAGGACGGGAAACGACGAACTCAAAGATAAAGAAAAGTTACAATGTGAATGTACTGACATTACCGACTGGATTTTCAAAAATCCG AAGGTTCATATGACTGACTACGAAAATAAACAGAACGAACtcgataaaattaaaaaagattaCCAGCAGCAATTGGAACAGAAAAATCAG GAGTTGCAATCAGATTTTATGagttatttgaaacaaataaagcGTTATTTGGAAAAGATACCATACGTAGAATTAATACATAAAGATGAaaaacaaacgcttttatccCAACACAGCATCGGACATCTTTGGATTGAAGAGCACAAA AACGTTAAAAATTGCGTAATCATCAAGAAAAAGCAACTTCTCAGTGACGCTTGTCAGCCAATATTTGATAGATTACTCCAg GCTGAGTTTAACAGaacaaaaaaatcttttgaagATGAAGTGCATTCGGTAGAaaagaaaatacattttgaatattcCTCATTGAAAGAAAATGATAGACGATTCATCAAAGAAAAATGCAAACATGCAAGGCAAATGCGTGATAAATATGAA GGTTCAAACACAGAAGCATTGAAAAAACTACACCGTGATTTCACATCTGCAGTCATGCCTATTTTAACAAGACTCGAATTGGAGGGCAAG aCTGCAATAACTCAGACACCAGGAAGAAGTAATTTTATACCAGAGCCGGCTTTAGCGGTGGAAGGAAAGTCGGTTTTCGACTCCCAAGGACCATGCAAACAAAACTATAAGACTCAAGCTCAG TCACAGAAAGCGTTAGTCATCGACGACAGGTTTTTGTATGTCAGCGATTCTCAATTACAGGAAGTGTATTATACACAACACGAAACAACAAGACCAAAGTCGGCCCGGCCTTCATCCTCGAATTCTAGATCAAATAGAAATAAGGAA aCTGGCAAAGCAATAAATGATCTGATATCTTATGCAGAAGGTATTAAAAAAGAACTAAACGAAGATGCACGTAGAGAGAAGTTTCTAATACCTTCAGAGAGACAAGAGATCTACGGAGCATGCTCCAATGCCATTAACAATATTAAAGCACTTAAG GAGCCAACGTTGGGTGAGATAGAAAGAAGAAGAAAACAGTTGGAAATGAAATATCAAACCTGTGGATTAAGCAACTGCAGACGAACTCAGTCTGACTGGGTATAA